AAAAACGATGCCTGCATTGAGGCCAATAGATGTTTTCGATGGTGATTTTAAGGCAGGGTTTCTATTTTTTGAAGAAGCCGGCGGGCGTTTTCGATGTTCTCACGGGCCTTGGCATGGTCCGGGTCGCAATCCAGGGCGATTTCCCATTCGGCGATGGCCTTGTTCAAATCTTCGTTGATAAAATGTTTGACGCCGTTGCGGTAGTGGACCTGGGCCAGTTCCACCAGGCGGTCATGGACAGTTGCCTTCAGTGCGGTCCCGGCTTCATGGTCCTCTTCCATGTTTTCCAGCACGGCGCGGGCCTCCCGGTAGCGCTGGTGATCGAAATACTCCAGGGCCAACCGGTAGCGCGCTTCGGCGGCCAGGCGGGCCGTCTCGAGATTATCCGGTGCACGTCGCATGAGCATCTCAGCCTGATCGAGGCATAGGCCATAGCGGCCCTGATCGAACATTTCCCGGGCATTGTTCAGGTCGAGGCTAAACTGCCGCTGTTTCAGGGCCAGATCCAGTTTTTGGGACAGGGCGGCTTTGCCCTCGAATCCATCGGGAACCGCCGCCAGGGAAGTACCGGCATCTGCCAGCCTTCCCGCTTCGACCTGTTGGGCCGCCTGCTTGAGCTGGATGGTGTGAATGAAGGCTTGCGCCTTTGCATCCGACGGGTCGGCCTGCCGGGCCAGTTCCAGAGCGCCTTGAAGATCGCCGGTCGACAGCCGAGCCTTCGCTACGTCCAGCGATAGGTCCGGGGGTTCGGGCGCCGGCTTCTCCTCGATTTCCGGAGGCCCCGGATCTTCCCATGCGGGCAGGATCAGCAGACTGCCCGGGGACAGGGCCCGATCCTCGGGCAGGCGATTGAACCAGGCAACGAGAAAAGCCTTCTTCTCGTCACCGAAAAATTTCTTGGCCACCGATGCCGGCCGATCGCCCGGTACAGTCTGGTAGACGCGAAAGGGAAAGGGAGAAAAACGGGCCCGGACTTGCCGCAGGGCCGGCTGAAAGGTCGGATCCAAACGCAGGGCTGCCAGAAAATGGTTGCGGGCGTCCGTTGAACGGCGATTCTTCAATTTTGCCAAGCCCGCTTCGTAGTGGGATCGGACCTCAGTGTCGATCTTCTCTTGCAGGCGTTGGATTTCGCGTTCGGCCGCTTTTGAATCGGCGGCAATGTCCGCGATCAGGCGCCAGTGGTCCAGGGCCATACCCAGTTCGCCGCGGGCCTCCAGTTCCCGGGCCCGGACACTGACGGTGTCGGCCTGCTCCGCCCGCCACCGGGGACCGCCGGAGTGCATCCATGCCGAGAGCGAATCCAGGCTGCCGGCGCAGCCGGCCAGGGCAATCCAGGCGATGCCGGCGATTACCGGAAGCCAGGCGCGCGTCATTTGAGGTCCACCACGATTGTCGTGGCAAGCAGATCGCTGAAGCGATCCAGATCCGTACGACGGTCAACGATGTTGCGGTGAATGGCAAAACGGTCGGCATAAAAAGGCGTGCCTCCCGGCGACCGGTTGAACGCCGCCGCAAAGCCCAGATTGGCGGCCATGGCGGCGATCAGGTTGTCGCTGCGGCCTTCGGGATAGGCCAGAAAGCGGCACGGCTCGCCCAACTCCGCTTCGACCTTTTTTTTACCCTGTTGCAGTTCGGATTCGATCCACGAGAAGTTCTCTTTAAAGGACTGCCCCCGCTTGCGACGAGTCAGGGAACGCCCGTAGCTCCCCCGGCAGCCAATGGTGAAACCTTCCTTGCTCAGCGCCCGGATCTGGTCCCAGGTCATGGTGCCTTTTTCGCCCACCCGTCCGGGAGCAATAAAAACGGTGGCCTTCATTCCGAAGGCTTTCAGGATGGGCGCCGCATCTTCGTAAAAGGTCTGCGATTCGGTGTCCGCCGTAATAAGCACGGATCGTCGGGGAAGCTGGGCGGTGAAGGCCATGAATTCGACCAGCCGATCCGGCGAAACGGCGATAAACCCCGTATCGCTCAGACACCGTATCTGCTCGTGAAAGGCCGACCGGGAAATCCGGGAAGCCCGATTCGTTTTTGCGTTCGTGTCGCCAATGTCGCCGTAGGCCACCACGGGGACGACCTGAATACCGCCGGGAGACAGCCCCCCCGGTCGAAAATCGCCCCCGGGAATCACAACGGCCTCTCCCTCGGAAAAGGCATCCTTACCATTGTATTCGGCGATCATCCATCCCTTGGATGCGGCCTTCAGGTATCGCCGGGCCAACGTTTGCGGCGTGTCTCCCTTTCGGGCGCGTACCAGTTGCAGAGGCGGGCGCTCCCGATCGGAGGCCTGCCCGCCCCGGGCGGCCGGGACAATCAGGACCAGGATCAGCAGCGCCGCAAGGATATGGGTGGCGCCGCCGAAAAGCCTACCCCGTCGATTTGACATGAGACCTCTGCTTGATGGAAAGCACCCGAAAGGTTTCGACGGGTGCGGTTTTGCCTTTAATGGCGCGGCTTCCGGCGGGTTCGACCTGAATCAGGGGCCGCAGGGCAGAAACCACGGCATCGGTTACCAGCACCTCGCCCGGACACGCGAGACTGCTGAGCCGGGAGGCCAGGTTGACCGTATCGCCGATCACCGTATATTCCATTTTGGCCGGCGAGCCGATGTTGCCGGAGACAACGGGACCGGTGTGAATGCCGATCCCCACGGACGACAAAAGAGGGTTGCCCTGGACGTTCCGGCTGCGAAGCTGGTCCATTAAGTCCAGCGCGGCCCGCACCGTTCGTTCGACATGGTCGTTTCTGTATACCGGCACGCCGAAAACCCCCAGAACGCCGTCGCCGATGAATTTGTCCACATATCCTCCGTAATCCAATATGGCGCGGGTGGCAATATCGAAATAGGTATTGAGCATCTCGACGACCCGCTCCGGCTCACGGGCTTCCGCATAGGCGGTAAACCCCCGGATGTCGGCAAAAAGGATCGTGGCGTCGTTCTTATGCCCCTTGAGCCACATTTTTTCCGGGTCGGCGATAATCATTTCCAGCACTTCCTCGCCGACGTATTTTCCGAAGGACTGGCGTGTCAGCGTGTGCCGTAAAAGCTCTTCGCCCATCTGGTTGAAGGCCGTGGCCAGATTGCCCAGTTCGTCCTGGCGGTTGAGTTCCACCCGATAGCGGTAGTCGCCTTTGCCGATGGCTTCGGTGGCGGCCACCAACTGCGTGATGGGCCGCGAAAAACGAAGCCCCAGATAGACCGCAATGGCCAAACCGATAATCATCATCACAAGGGTCACATAGATGATGGACCCTTTTTCCCGCGCCACCAGGTGTTCGATAAAATCCAGGGACACGCCCACATGCACCGTACCCAGAATCTTATCCTGAAAAACGACGTCGCGGTACAGATTCAGCATCTGCTCTCCGGACGGGGTCACAAAAGAGTAATAAGAAACTTTGCCGCGGGTGACCGGCGGCTGCGTCGGCGTTGCTGCAGAAAGCGGCGTGCCGATCTGGTTCACATCGGTGTGCGCCCGGATCAATCCCTTAGCGTCGGTAACCACGGCATAGCGCAGCCCTTCTGTATCGGTGGCCTCCTTGATCAGGGTGTTGAGGCTGAGAATATCGTCATCGATGAGTGGAATGCGGGCATTGTTGGCAAAATAGTTGAGGCTTACGGTCCCCACCATCACCGTCTGGTCGAACAGCCGGGCCTTTTGCTTGTTGATGATGATGGTGCTGAAGGTAACGATGGTGACGGTGACAATGAGCAGTGCGCCGATGCAGAGTTTGAGCCAGATGGGAATGGCCGGCGGAGGCAGCCGTTCGGCCAGGGGGCCGCGCTGGCGCAGGATCAGCTCACGGATATTGTCCGACAGGGAGGCGACCGAAAGCCGGAAATTCTCGTTGATGGCCTCGACCACCACCTCTTCGGAGGCCAGCCCAAGGTCGGTAATCACGTGGCCCAGACGGACGGCCTGGCCGGTTTCGATCAGCCGCTTGCGCTGTTCGGCCAGCGCGGCTTCCAGCTGCTCTGCGGTGATGACGCCCCGATCGATCAGCACCTGGCCCAATTGAACATCGCCCGGGGACCGTCGTCGGAAAAGATGGCGGATTCCTGGAACCAGGTTTTTCGGGGACCGCCGCATGGCCGTACCGTCGTCGTGAAGGTTAAAATGCTCGGGCCGCGCCATGAAAATGGCGGCCGGCACCGCGCCGGGCAGAACTATACCGGCGGCCATCGGCCGGTGTCAACAAGGACCCTTTCACAGGGTATTGCGCTAAACAGTAATCTGCCAGCAGCGGTGGATGGTTTTGCGCTTGTGAACGTAATCTTCGGGGATCGTTCGGGAGGTGATTTCACTGGCATCGGAAACGTTGAGACCGCCCAGATTGGGTTGAAAATCCTGGTGGTTGGTGGAGAAAAACAGGATGGCGCCGGTTCTCAGCACGGAAACCACGTTCTTCAGCAGCCGGGGGTGGTCCCTGACGACATCAAATGTCAGGTCGCGGGTTTTGGTGGTGGAATAGGACGGCGGATCGACCACCGCCAGGTCGAAGCGCAGCCCCTTTTTTCGGGCGCTTTGCAGATAGTCGAAAGTGTGGGCCTGAATCAGCCGATTGGCGGCCGGGTCGATGCCGTTGAGGGCCATGTTCTCACGCGCCCACTGGATGGCGCCCTCCGACCGGTCCACGGAAACGGTGCTGCGGGCCCCGCCCAGGGCGGCATAACAGGAAAAGGACGCCGTATAGCAGTACAAATTGAGAAAATCTTTGCCGGCGGCCATTTCCCTCACCATCTGCCGGGTATCGCGATGGTCGGAAAACAGCCCGGTATCGACGAAATCGTAGGGATTGACCAGAAACTTCAAATCCCTTTCCGACAAGACGATTTTTTTATTCGTATGGTCGATACGTTCGTAGCGCTGGCCATCCTGTTTGCCGGCCCACCGTGCCTTGAGATGGACCTTTTCCATGGGCACATCCAACGCGGCGGCGACCGCCCGGGCCATTTCGGGCAGCCATTGGGGTTCGGACTGGCGGCGCATGTATTCTCCGATCACCAGGTGGCCGCCGTACCAGTCCACCACGGCGCGAATTTCAGGAATATCCCAATCGTAAAGGCGAAAAACCTCGATCTTCTGCCGCATGAAACGCCGGCTGAGGTGCTTGAAGCGTTTTCTCACGCGGTTGGCCAGCATTTGGGCCTGGCTTTGGCATTGTCCGGCGATGGCGTCCTCCTGTGGTGTTTGCGCGTCTTCACCCGGGAATCGATGCAACCGGCAATCGATGCCATGGGCACTTCTGGGTTACCGTATATCTATAATCACGATTGCGAAAAATTGTACACCCGGGCAAGAAATTGTCAGCGATAAGAAGACGTGCCAGGCGGTCCATAATGAGCTTGCAAAAGCTGTCATTTTCTGGTGAAGTTGCGGCACATTTCAATGAATTGGGAGATCGACCATGAATGAAGAATTTGAAGATGCAGCTCCGGATGCGGAAGAGAGTTTTGCCGACCTGTTGGAGTCCTATAGCGCCGGCATGAACGAGAATATCCAGGTGGGCGACCGAATCCGGGGGAAAATCATTTCCATCGGCGCCAACAATGTTTTCGTGGATACGGGCACCAAAGTGGACGGCGTGGTTGAAAAAGCCGAGCTGCTGGATGACGAGGGCGCAATGACCGTTGCCGAAGGCGACGAACTGGACCTGTACGTCGTTGCCGCCAACGAGAGCGAAATCCGCCTTTCCAAGGCCGTTTCCGGCATCGGCGGCCTGAACATGCTCCAGGACGCCTGGGAGCAGCGCATTCCGGTGGAGGGCAAGGTCGTCGCCGCCATCAAGGGCGGTTTTCAGGTGGAAGTCGTCAAACGGCGGGCCTTTTGCCCCATCAGCCAGATGGACCTGACCTATGTGGAGGACCCGGAAGTCTATGTCGGCCAGACCTTTGCCTTTGTCATCAAGCGCTTCGAGGAGCGGGGCCGTAACATCGTTCTTTCCCGACGCGATATCCTTCAAAAAGAGATGGAGGCCAGCCGCAAGGCCTTCATGGAGCAGATGGACGAAGACACCGTATACGAGGGCACCGTGGCTCGCATTCTGCCCTTCGGGGCCTTTGTAACGCTGGCTCCGGGCGTGGAGGGACTGGTGCATATCAGCGAACTCAGCTGGTCGCGCCTGGATACCCCTGAACAGGCCGTCAAGGTGGGAGATCGGCTCCAGGTCAAAATCCTGGGAATCAAGGAGGGAGAAAAACCGGGCACCAAAAAGATCTCGCTCTCGGTCAAACAGGCCATGGGCGATCCCTGGCAGGAGGCCCCCAATCGCATCCGGGTCGGGGACAAATTGAAGGGCAAGGTGACCCGCTGCGCCAATTTCGGGGCCTTTGTCGAGCTGTTTCCGGGAATCGAGGGCTTGGTGCATATCAGCGAAATGAGTTACACCCGCCGCGTGATGCGCCCTGAAGAGGTGGTCACTCCCGGTGACACGGTCTCGGTAACGGTCAAAGAGTTCGACCTCGACCGCAAGCGGATATCGCTGAGCATCAAGGATGCCGAGGGAGACCCCTGGGCGGATATCGAGGAAACCTTCAAGCCCGGCCAGACGGTCCAGGGCCGGGTGGAAAAAAAGGAAAATTTCGGCATCTTCGTGAACCTGGCGCCGGGAATCACCGGCCTGCTTCCCAAGTCCAAAATCGCCGCATCGGAAAAAGCGGCCGAGCTGGACAGTCTCAAGCC
This window of the uncultured Desulfosarcina sp. genome carries:
- a CDS encoding polysaccharide deacetylase family protein, which produces MSNRRGRLFGGATHILAALLILVLIVPAARGGQASDRERPPLQLVRARKGDTPQTLARRYLKAASKGWMIAEYNGKDAFSEGEAVVIPGGDFRPGGLSPGGIQVVPVVAYGDIGDTNAKTNRASRISRSAFHEQIRCLSDTGFIAVSPDRLVEFMAFTAQLPRRSVLITADTESQTFYEDAAPILKAFGMKATVFIAPGRVGEKGTMTWDQIRALSKEGFTIGCRGSYGRSLTRRKRGQSFKENFSWIESELQQGKKKVEAELGEPCRFLAYPEGRSDNLIAAMAANLGFAAAFNRSPGGTPFYADRFAIHRNIVDRRTDLDRFSDLLATTIVVDLK
- a CDS encoding adenylate/guanylate cyclase domain-containing protein, translated to MAAGIVLPGAVPAAIFMARPEHFNLHDDGTAMRRSPKNLVPGIRHLFRRRSPGDVQLGQVLIDRGVITAEQLEAALAEQRKRLIETGQAVRLGHVITDLGLASEEVVVEAINENFRLSVASLSDNIRELILRQRGPLAERLPPPAIPIWLKLCIGALLIVTVTIVTFSTIIINKQKARLFDQTVMVGTVSLNYFANNARIPLIDDDILSLNTLIKEATDTEGLRYAVVTDAKGLIRAHTDVNQIGTPLSAATPTQPPVTRGKVSYYSFVTPSGEQMLNLYRDVVFQDKILGTVHVGVSLDFIEHLVAREKGSIIYVTLVMMIIGLAIAVYLGLRFSRPITQLVAATEAIGKGDYRYRVELNRQDELGNLATAFNQMGEELLRHTLTRQSFGKYVGEEVLEMIIADPEKMWLKGHKNDATILFADIRGFTAYAEAREPERVVEMLNTYFDIATRAILDYGGYVDKFIGDGVLGVFGVPVYRNDHVERTVRAALDLMDQLRSRNVQGNPLLSSVGIGIHTGPVVSGNIGSPAKMEYTVIGDTVNLASRLSSLACPGEVLVTDAVVSALRPLIQVEPAGSRAIKGKTAPVETFRVLSIKQRSHVKSTG
- a CDS encoding class I SAM-dependent methyltransferase, translating into MHRFPGEDAQTPQEDAIAGQCQSQAQMLANRVRKRFKHLSRRFMRQKIEVFRLYDWDIPEIRAVVDWYGGHLVIGEYMRRQSEPQWLPEMARAVAAALDVPMEKVHLKARWAGKQDGQRYERIDHTNKKIVLSERDLKFLVNPYDFVDTGLFSDHRDTRQMVREMAAGKDFLNLYCYTASFSCYAALGGARSTVSVDRSEGAIQWARENMALNGIDPAANRLIQAHTFDYLQSARKKGLRFDLAVVDPPSYSTTKTRDLTFDVVRDHPRLLKNVVSVLRTGAILFFSTNHQDFQPNLGGLNVSDASEITSRTIPEDYVHKRKTIHRCWQITV
- a CDS encoding 30S ribosomal protein S1 translates to MNEEFEDAAPDAEESFADLLESYSAGMNENIQVGDRIRGKIISIGANNVFVDTGTKVDGVVEKAELLDDEGAMTVAEGDELDLYVVAANESEIRLSKAVSGIGGLNMLQDAWEQRIPVEGKVVAAIKGGFQVEVVKRRAFCPISQMDLTYVEDPEVYVGQTFAFVIKRFEERGRNIVLSRRDILQKEMEASRKAFMEQMDEDTVYEGTVARILPFGAFVTLAPGVEGLVHISELSWSRLDTPEQAVKVGDRLQVKILGIKEGEKPGTKKISLSVKQAMGDPWQEAPNRIRVGDKLKGKVTRCANFGAFVELFPGIEGLVHISEMSYTRRVMRPEEVVTPGDTVSVTVKEFDLDRKRISLSIKDAEGDPWADIEETFKPGQTVQGRVEKKENFGIFVNLAPGITGLLPKSKIAASEKAAELDSLKPGSTVSVTVDRIDSAARKISLGTGDVADSQGWQEFAGSSGDSLGSLGDQLQKALSRKKKGE